The proteins below are encoded in one region of Nitrosomonas ureae:
- a CDS encoding sodium-dependent bicarbonate transport family permease: protein MATIQPVVLFFVFGVLAGVIKSDLKIPEALYKSLSLFLLIAIGFKGGVSMSKYEIMEVLPIASAMVVLAALIPLTAYPILRFIGKFTQADAGAISAHYGSVSAVTFAVGVAFLAAKDEYSEGYMVLIMALMEIPALVTGTILARAGASGEKTQWGKLMHEILTGTSLYLLIAGVIIGYYAGMTNNVAPLDKMFMDLFMGVLAFFLLEMGLLAASRLKAVMAKGVFIITFGILFPITAGLFGAYLGWIFGLSEGGTMLLAVLYASCSYIAAPAAMRIAVPDADPAVSIGASLGVTFPFNIFLGVPIYWEMAHWFHTIPV from the coding sequence ATGGCAACTATACAACCAGTAGTTTTGTTTTTTGTATTCGGGGTCTTGGCGGGTGTAATCAAGTCTGACCTGAAAATACCCGAGGCGTTATATAAGAGTTTGAGCTTGTTTCTGCTAATCGCCATTGGTTTTAAAGGCGGGGTATCGATGTCCAAGTATGAAATCATGGAGGTTTTGCCCATTGCTTCTGCTATGGTTGTCTTAGCAGCGCTGATTCCGTTGACGGCTTATCCGATTTTAAGATTTATCGGTAAATTCACTCAGGCGGATGCGGGCGCGATTTCCGCGCACTATGGCTCGGTGAGTGCGGTGACGTTTGCCGTGGGGGTAGCATTTCTGGCAGCGAAGGATGAGTACTCCGAGGGTTACATGGTGCTGATTATGGCACTGATGGAAATACCGGCCTTGGTGACCGGTACGATCCTGGCGCGTGCCGGTGCGAGTGGTGAGAAAACCCAATGGGGCAAGTTGATGCACGAAATTCTGACCGGTACCAGCCTTTATCTTTTGATAGCCGGTGTGATTATTGGTTATTATGCCGGAATGACGAATAACGTAGCGCCGTTGGATAAAATGTTCATGGACTTGTTCATGGGCGTGTTGGCTTTCTTCCTGTTGGAAATGGGGCTGCTGGCGGCATCAAGGTTGAAAGCCGTTATGGCAAAGGGTGTATTCATAATTACGTTTGGTATACTGTTCCCGATAACAGCCGGATTATTCGGTGCTTACCTGGGTTGGATTTTTGGTTTGTCGGAAGGTGGCACCATGTTATTGGCGGTGTTGTATGCCAGTTGCTCCTATATCGCTGCGCCCGCAGCCATGCGCATTGCGGTTCCGGACGCGGATCCGGCGGTTTCTATAGGTGCTTCACTGGGAGTGACTTTTCCTTTTAATATATTTCTTGGTGTGCCAATATACTGGGAAATGGCGCATTGGTTTCATACCATTCCAGTTTAG
- a CDS encoding lysophospholipid acyltransferase family protein yields MQKNTPLLLRFIRLIRLLFHVVSGLLQSVVYPYFPLPIQRKLMQRWASGLLSVLEIRLQCHGRLPTAEIPCVLLVANHVSWLDVCVLMAVCPTRFVAKAEINRWPILGRLSRNVGTLFIERAKRADTLRINQQISEVLERGERVTVFPEGTTTDGTHLNHFHASLLQSAVITDALLYPVAIGYRNSAGEICQEAAYIESSLVLSLQKILSQTRIDAELTFNLPTSCGTKNRRELARLSEQAIADTLSLPIAHKKVEKLSDLPGE; encoded by the coding sequence ATGCAAAAAAATACCCCGCTATTGTTGCGCTTCATTCGCCTGATCCGCTTGCTGTTTCATGTCGTCTCAGGTTTATTGCAATCGGTGGTTTATCCTTATTTTCCCCTGCCTATTCAACGTAAATTGATGCAGCGATGGGCAAGCGGGTTATTGTCTGTGTTGGAAATCAGGTTGCAATGTCATGGAAGATTACCTACTGCGGAAATTCCATGTGTGTTGTTGGTTGCTAATCACGTATCCTGGCTGGATGTTTGTGTGTTGATGGCAGTTTGTCCTACTCGCTTTGTGGCTAAGGCGGAAATTAACCGGTGGCCGATTTTAGGGCGGTTGAGCAGAAATGTCGGCACGTTGTTTATTGAGCGCGCAAAACGTGCCGATACCTTGCGCATCAATCAACAAATCAGTGAAGTGCTGGAAAGAGGGGAGCGGGTTACGGTATTTCCGGAGGGAACGACAACCGATGGTACCCACTTAAATCATTTTCATGCGTCGTTACTGCAATCGGCTGTAATAACCGACGCATTGCTTTACCCTGTCGCTATCGGATATCGCAATAGTGCCGGTGAGATTTGCCAAGAGGCAGCCTATATAGAGTCGTCGCTGGTTTTGTCATTGCAAAAAATACTGAGTCAAACAAGAATTGATGCAGAGCTGACTTTTAATTTACCGACTTCATGCGGTACCAAGAATCGTCGTGAATTGGCGCGATTATCAGAACAAGCGATCGCCGATACCTTGTCGTTGCCTATTGCACACAAGAAAGTTGAAAAACTCTCCGATCTTCCAGGCGAATAG
- the dapB gene encoding 4-hydroxy-tetrahydrodipicolinate reductase produces the protein MTIQKIAIAGCSGRMGRTLLEAVTQAPDMRLTAALDRTGSPYLNKDAGELIGTPCGIPIVSDFASALTDCDHLIDFTRPAGTLAHLSICRKIGVKMVIGTTGFSVEEKNQLEAAAKDIAIVFAPNMSVGVNVTFKLLEIAAKALNEGYDIEIIEAHHRHKVDAPSGTALRMGEVIAQTLQRDLSQVAVYGREGVTGERKPETIGFATIRAGDIVGDHTAMFAGIGERVEISHKASNRMTFAMGALRAARFLIDKPNGLFDMQDVLSLR, from the coding sequence ATGACCATTCAAAAAATTGCAATCGCCGGCTGCTCCGGGCGTATGGGTCGCACACTGCTCGAAGCCGTGACACAGGCACCGGATATGCGATTAACAGCCGCATTGGATAGAACAGGCAGTCCTTACTTGAACAAGGATGCAGGGGAATTAATAGGAACACCTTGCGGCATCCCGATTGTCAGTGACTTTGCAAGCGCCTTAACGGATTGTGATCACCTGATTGACTTCACTCGACCCGCGGGTACTCTGGCACACCTTTCTATTTGCCGGAAAATAGGGGTAAAAATGGTAATTGGCACAACCGGTTTTTCAGTCGAAGAAAAGAACCAGCTTGAGGCAGCAGCAAAAGATATTGCCATTGTATTCGCACCCAATATGAGTGTCGGCGTGAATGTCACTTTCAAATTATTGGAAATTGCCGCAAAAGCACTGAATGAAGGCTATGATATTGAAATAATCGAAGCTCATCATCGACATAAAGTCGATGCGCCGTCCGGTACTGCTTTACGCATGGGAGAAGTAATCGCGCAAACTTTACAAAGGGATTTAAGTCAAGTAGCGGTTTACGGACGCGAAGGCGTGACGGGTGAAAGAAAACCGGAGACCATCGGTTTTGCAACCATTCGAGCAGGAGACATTGTAGGTGATCATACTGCGATGTTTGCCGGCATCGGTGAACGTGTGGAAATTTCGCATAAAGCCAGCAACCGCATGACTTTCGCCATGGGCGCATTGCGCGCAGCGCGTTTTCTGATTGATAAACCCAACGGATTATTCGATATGCAGGATGTATTAAGCTTGCGTTAA
- a CDS encoding symmetrical bis(5'-nucleosyl)-tetraphosphatase — protein sequence MATYAIGDLQGCFTEFQRLIDLIRFDPMQDRLWLVGDIVNRGPDSLSLLRYIKQAGDAILMVLGNHDLHLLTVAAREAKNLSNDTIQPILDAPDREELLHWLRHQKLFHSEGQYAMVHAGLLPSWSISQAEQLAREVECALQQDNAQELLSRMYGDEPNYWQDEWADYLRLRVIVNAMTRMRVCTSEGKMNFTYKGNLQSVPSGYFPWFNVPNRVSQNTTIICGHWSALGLHITDNIIALDTGCVWGGQLTAIRLEDRRVFQLSCVQ from the coding sequence ATGGCAACCTATGCAATTGGTGACTTACAAGGATGCTTTACCGAATTTCAGCGACTGATTGATTTGATTCGGTTTGACCCCATGCAGGACCGATTATGGCTGGTGGGAGATATCGTCAATCGCGGTCCGGATTCATTGTCACTATTGCGTTATATTAAACAAGCTGGTGATGCCATACTGATGGTGTTGGGAAATCATGATTTACATCTGCTGACAGTTGCCGCAAGAGAAGCAAAAAACCTCTCCAATGACACCATTCAACCGATTCTTGATGCGCCTGATCGGGAAGAATTGCTACATTGGTTGCGACACCAAAAATTATTTCACTCCGAAGGCCAATATGCCATGGTACATGCGGGTTTATTGCCGTCTTGGTCAATTTCACAAGCGGAACAATTAGCTCGTGAAGTCGAATGTGCCTTGCAACAAGATAATGCTCAAGAGCTGCTCTCACGAATGTATGGCGACGAACCCAATTACTGGCAAGATGAATGGGCTGATTACCTGCGCCTGCGGGTTATTGTTAACGCAATGACACGAATGCGGGTATGCACATCAGAAGGTAAAATGAACTTCACTTATAAAGGAAATTTGCAATCCGTACCGTCCGGCTATTTCCCATGGTTTAATGTCCCCAACCGGGTCAGTCAGAATACCACCATTATTTGCGGTCATTGGTCAGCACTGGGTTTACACATAACAGACAATATAATCGCATTGGATACGGGTTGTGTTTGGGGCGGACAACTCACTGCTATTCGCCTGGAAGATCGGAGAGTTTTTCAACTTTCTTGTGTGCAATAG
- a CDS encoding P-II family nitrogen regulator: protein MNNTIAMKRFEIVIGIEQLEQLTELLDRCGVRGYTILKNVGGLGSRGVRDPDDVLMEEENVMVVLACKDDQTQRVVNELRPALKGFGGMCLISDCLWLEGPAISY, encoded by the coding sequence ATGAATAATACAATCGCAATGAAACGATTTGAGATCGTTATCGGAATTGAGCAGCTCGAGCAACTGACGGAATTGTTGGATAGGTGCGGGGTGCGGGGTTACACTATTCTTAAGAATGTCGGTGGACTCGGGTCGCGTGGTGTGCGTGATCCTGATGATGTTTTGATGGAAGAAGAGAATGTCATGGTGGTTCTCGCTTGTAAAGATGATCAAACACAAAGGGTCGTTAACGAACTGAGACCGGCACTAAAAGGTTTTGGTGGAATGTGCTTGATCTCGGATTGTCTCTGGCTCGAAGGACCGGCTATTTCCTATTAA
- a CDS encoding outer membrane protein assembly factor BamE, giving the protein MAVKFSALLIFLLFTGCSFLPHILYRIDVQQGNVVSDEMLEKLTLGMTKSQVLFVMGSPLIVDAFRENRWDYVYLMREKGDLIEHKRLTLFFENDTLINIENYMQFSQETTKTKPDQRDSDKNETQSNDEVKQ; this is encoded by the coding sequence ATGGCTGTAAAATTTTCCGCACTGCTTATTTTCCTCCTATTCACCGGATGCTCATTCCTCCCCCATATTCTATACAGAATTGATGTGCAGCAAGGTAATGTTGTTTCAGATGAAATGCTGGAAAAATTAACACTCGGCATGACCAAATCCCAAGTACTCTTTGTGATGGGCTCTCCATTAATCGTTGATGCTTTCCGTGAGAATCGATGGGATTATGTTTATTTGATGCGGGAGAAAGGAGACCTAATTGAGCATAAACGGCTAACGCTTTTTTTTGAAAATGACACTCTAATCAATATCGAAAACTATATGCAATTTTCGCAAGAAACCACAAAAACCAAACCCGATCAGCGTGACTCTGATAAAAATGAAACCCAATCAAATGACGAGGTAAAACAATAG
- the fur gene encoding ferric iron uptake transcriptional regulator — MSSSDSLKSIDLKNTGLKTTLPRLKILNLFEQSSVRHLSAEDVYKELLTEGEDIGLATVYRVLTQFEQAGLLERHHFESGKAVFELKGNGHHDHLVCLQCGRVEEFFDSEIEKRQLNIAKERGFTLQEHSLSLYADCIKLNCPHKK; from the coding sequence ATGAGTAGCTCCGACAGTCTCAAAAGTATAGATCTTAAAAATACCGGTCTAAAAACTACGTTACCCAGGCTCAAGATATTGAATCTTTTTGAGCAAAGTAGCGTACGGCATTTGTCTGCTGAAGATGTTTATAAAGAGTTGCTTACTGAAGGTGAGGATATTGGGTTGGCGACTGTATATCGTGTACTCACGCAGTTTGAACAGGCTGGCCTGCTTGAACGGCATCACTTTGAAAGTGGTAAAGCGGTATTTGAATTAAAGGGAAACGGCCATCATGATCACTTAGTTTGTTTGCAATGCGGACGCGTAGAGGAATTCTTTGATTCTGAAATAGAGAAGCGCCAATTAAATATTGCAAAAGAACGCGGATTTACTCTACAAGAACATTCGCTATCACTTTATGCCGACTGTATTAAACTCAATTGTCCGCATAAGAAATAA